The Macaca nemestrina isolate mMacNem1 chromosome 1, mMacNem.hap1, whole genome shotgun sequence genome contains the following window.
TAGGCTAGTGCTGCTGGTGGTGACTTCCTGAGGAATGGGATCTTCCCTGCTCCCTCTGCAGAGCTGCACACTGTGATGGAGACCCCTCTGGAGAAGGCCCTGACCACTATGGTGACCACGTTTCACAAATATTCGGGGAGAGAGGGTAGCAAACTGACCCTGAGTAGGAAGGAACTCAAGGAGCTGATCAAGAAAGAGCTGTGTCTTGGGGAGGTAGGTGATTGTTCCCTCATCCTCCACCCCAAAGTCTGAGTGCTCCCTCTGGGGGACACATACCTACTCCCAGGATCCTCCAGCCTAAGCCAGGGGCAGGGTGGCCAAGGGCTacagacagagacaaaggaaGACGGTGGGGATTTGGGGCCAGCAAAACTCTAGCCCTCTGTGAAGGAGGATGCGTCAGGGTCTCACTGAGAAGGAGGAAGGGCTGAGT
Protein-coding sequences here:
- the LOC105497932 gene encoding protein S100-A5 isoform X2; translated protein: METPLEKALTTMVTTFHKYSGREGSKLTLSRKELKELIKKELCLGEMKDNSIDDLMKSLDKNSDQEIDFKEYSVFLTTLCMAYNDFVLEDKK